The genomic DNA CGGTGGCGAACAACCAAGAGGAGAtcgaaggcgagagagagagagaggagccgcGATGAAcacaaccagagagagaaagggaaaggggatcgggaaatagagaaagggagggggaaAAAAGGTCGGCCCAAGACGCACACGACCTAGGTGGCCCAGGTCGTGCGCGACCCAGGCGGCCGCCCAGGCGGTTAGGTGCCGCCTGGTCCGCCTAGGCGGCGCCGCGGCCCGATTAGTCGGCCATGGCGCATAGGGCTACTGAGTAGCCCTAAATCGTTGCGGTCGGTTGCCGCTcagcgcctaggcggccgcctaggccgaaTTTTCGAACACTGGTTTTTATCATTACCTAATCCaaccaacaacaacatatccagcctttatctcactatgtggggtcggctacatgaattctagacttccatgtatttctgtcttttgtcatatcttcattgaggtccatatacttcatatcaaactttaatgtctctcccaaagtcttcttaggtctgcctctacctctttttttgactaattgttccatttcatcaactttcctcacaagagcgtctcttggtctcctattcacatgaccaaaccatcttagtctagtctctctcatattctcctctATTGgtactactcctaccttattatgaataacttcatttctaattttatcttttcttgtatggccgcacatccatcttaacatcctcatcttcgctacgctcgtcttttgttcatgctggtatttgactgcccaacattctgagccgtacaacaaaactggtcttatagctgtcctatagaatttttctttcaattttaatgagattttaccatcacataacacccccgatgcatttctccattttagccaacctgccttaattctatgtgtgacattctcgtaaatttttccatctttttgaatcactgatcccaaatatcaatGATCCTTGAATCATTGTGTTAGCAATTAAGTAGGTTTAGGCTCAAAATACTGCTCTGAGCCCATGGGTGCACTCTATTGGCCAAGTCTTGTTGGCATGGTTGTTAGATGGACAACATATACTTTCAGAAATAGGCTGGAATACAACTTAGGGAATTTTAGTAAGTGCAGTTCTACCTCCTTCAGAAGAATACCAATGTTTCCATGAGGCTAGGCGTGACTTCTCTGAATAATCTCATCCCAAACTGCTTTTATATTGTATCTCACTCCCAACACAAGCCcaagataagaagaaagaagagaatcAATACCAGATCCTAAGGGatcaacaaaatttttaatattttcagcACCTCCTCAATTGGAATAATAACTTTCTTGAGAAGGTTATTTCTGTGACCATAAGCAGCCTCAAAACAAAAGAGAATGATAGataccgcaaaaataaaattgttacacaaaaaagaaaagggactaatagaagaggaagaaagctCAGGTAAGTGGCATAATTGTCTTACTAGTAAAATTAGTTTTTCCCATCTTGCTGTACCCTTTTTCATGTCTAAAAAAACAACCTTCATGATTTGTATGACCTAGCAAAGCCCATACTTGACTTTTAGAATCCTTTTCTCATCATGCCATGCTTCTTTCCTgagctttctttttctcttctattagttctttttttttttttttttggggggggggggggggggtgtcttGGCAGTTTATGTAAGCACTGTGTGCATATGTAACACTATCATAGTATatgttttcttttaaaatatagcTATACatgttgtattttcatttacaGAGCTTGAGACCAAGAGAATATTGCTTGACATTTTTAAAGAGAAGCAGCAAAAGAGTGCTGAAGCTGGCACAATTCCAAGCTTTTATAAGAAGGTAAGCATTATCGTAGCCGCTTAGGTATTTGAGCATAGGTCTTTTGTGCTGACAGCCTGACAGAAATGGTACACTTATGATTTTGCCACTGTCTTCCTTGATGCTGTTTTTTCTTCCTAAAGCCCCTCCCCCCCTTCCTCCCTCTCCCTGCCTGATATTTAACTGCAATAGAAGCTACTACAATTTCTAAGGCGGgatgttttgtttgtttgttgtttcTATTGTGTTAATTTTTTGCTTATTGGAACTTGTAACTAACCATTATTTTGTTGGCTTCCAAATTTTCTGTTTCTAGAAACCTGAAGAAGGGTCTATCAGTCACCGTGTCCAGAGGCTGGCTAAATATCGCTTTCTTAAGGTACTACTTGTGCTTCCTTTCCTCGTCCGTTATTTCCATtagttatcttttttttttttgagaggggggggggggggggctcatAATACTGTCATTAGTTATCATCATGTTGCATGTCACCTTCTTTTGGAGATTGACTTGATTTAAAGTTCACAGTAGCAACTACAGtagctttttattttgtttgttgtatATTAGAACTGCATCTTGTTTGTCTTACCTAGATAGTGTAATAACTTACTGGGTTCTATTGGAAATTCAATTGTTTTTGTAGCTATAATGCGATTGGTAATTTGGTTTTATATTTTggcaaaatttgaaataattactTCTAGTTGTAATTTTGCAGAAACAATCTGATCTTTTGCTAAATGCCGATGATTTGGATGCCATGTGGGTTTGTTTAAGAGAAAATTGTGTCATTGATGATGCCACTGGAGCTGAAAAGGTCTgtgaactattattttttattcttatttttatttttaatttttcttctacatTTTCTTTGGTCATTCTTAATGAAATTCAATATCTTTTTGTTAATTGAATTATCTGACATTTTCTACTGGTGTTGATCCTGAAGCTTAACTAGCTAGGTCTTGAAGTTACTGTTAGGTCCATCTGATCttgttttttagaaatttaatatttctgTCATGTGgctctcattttctttcctttaacATCTCTGATTATGTTATGTGTCTAGTATAGTTATTCTTATGATTATAACTGCTCTTTTAGTTAGTGCATGCTAAATGTAATGATGCTAAAACATATTTTACTTGTGTCTTTTTAGATGAATTATGAAGACTTTTGCCACATTGCCTCTGTATGTACAGAACAAATAGGCCCTAAATGTCGACGCTTCTTCAGTCCATCAAACTTCATGAAGTTTGAGAAAGATGAATCAGGAAGAATTGCCATTCTTCCCTTTTACCTTTATGTGATGCGCACGGTAGGTCTTGCTTTTCTATGTTCACAagtatttgttttctttttatgagtcttttatatttttctcatggGATTTGTGTTTATATGCTGTGCTGCtgtttgcttgttttttttttttttttaaattttttttgctaagtatttgcttgtttttttgGGCTAAGTATTTGCTTGTTTTTTGAAATTTACATTTCCTGCTGtaaaaggaaggagaagaaagaaaataagagaaaatcgAGAGAAAAATTTAGGATTGAAGACTGAATCTCAAAAGATACAATGAGACCTATTGACTTTATGTACTATTCAACAGAATCTCTAACAAACTAACTGGTACTGACAGCTGGCAGTAACAACCTGAGCAAACATTGCTGTTTGTTGAAACAGAACTAAAACTACCTAGCCACATCGGCAACTGGAAATACACTGCCTACTACTAATAGTAATCACATCATTTTCTGTCCTGTCCTTTTCCTTTATAAGTGTCCAGCATGAAGTGGATTTATCCTTCATACTCGCTGTTTGTTCATACTATAATTATTGCCTGTTTAATGCAaatagttattttaatatttgattagtATAAGTAACTATAGCAATGACAACAATCTTACATAATAACAATAATGCTGGCCATTTGTAATTGTTGCTCAGACAATAACCTCAATAACCTCTTTTTTTATTAGTATCAGTAACTATACCAATGATGATAACAgcacataataaaaataatgctGGCCAAAAGTAACTATCTCTCAATTTTGTTTGAGCAATGTGGAAGGCACAGACAGTGCTGTCAAGTTTCTAGAATCATGGTTACTATGAGACCAAGGATAGATTTGTCACAAGTAGGATTTCATTTAATGTAAAGGTAatgctattttaaaaaaaaaatgaaggaataAGTTAGATAAGATAGCGTGGATGACTTATTAGTCACAGTTGCAGAAGTATTGCAACATAGGGAACTGCTTTCATGTGGAATGAATTTTTAACTGGCCCCTACTTGCCAGCAAGCTACTCTAATATGATGTGGCAGGGCAAATTTTGCCACCATAGGCGATAGCAGGAAGGATGTGCCAGAAAGGATTTCATAGTAAAAAGGAGGGATTTGATAAATGGGTAAAAACAGGCTGTTTGAGAGAGTAATTTTGCTGTCACTCAAATTGGTGCTTCTTATGATGTGAAGAATCTAGATTGTCACCAGGGATCTTCTTGTTGGCCTATTTTGGGAAGGGGCTGTTTGAGGTGAAATCTTTTGTGGATCTTTGATATTCTATAGATTGAGGGATTGCTTTCACCTTGGAAAGGAAGAGCTTTTTCAAATATGAATCAAGAGAAGATTTTCACTGTTAATAACTTGTCTTGTGGCATCAAACCTTCCTAGTCCCCCATTTTCGAGCACATCTGTCTGTGGATGTTACTCATAAGATAATTCTTCTATCAGCCGTTTGATTATAATGCATAAAGTAATAATTGATTGTGCTTCTTGTAAGCATGATATGTGGCTCTTATCTTCTCATATAGCTTAAGACGGTGAGAGATCTCATGGTCTTCATTCTAGTAATTTATCCTGGGTAGTTCCCTTCAAATTATTATGTTCTACATTGCCATAGTGGGTCATTGAGAAAGAGGAGAATGGAACACCCTTTAGCTGCCATTTGCCATACATGGATGATTTTGGCAGAGCAGAACAAAGAATATGTAGAGTGgggattttttatttaaattgacaccttttttttctttcttttttctttttgctgctGGGTTTCACGAAATACCTTTAAACCTGGAACaacatttgaattttgtttttctttagagATGCACGagcatattttgtttttcatttgaattttgctttggtgtattttgtttttttatatatggtTGAATCCAATTTTGACAATCTTTTCTTGATGAATTTCTGcttatggaaagaaaaaaaaattctatgaaAATTTCTACTTATGGGAAGGTAGAAGTGTGAAAAAGGGCGAGAATTCATGTAGCAGGTGATGGGAACAGTTGCTACTCCACTGTGTGTTAGGAGTTTGATTGAGCTTATATGACTAAAAACTGATTAAGAGAATTGAATTTTCCCTGATTAAATTAGAACCGACTCACTGCAGTAATGTTGTTGATAGTGTAACATTTTTGGTACTGCAGTTGGATATTTTGATTTGCCAATGGCAGTCTTAATAGTAAACATTAGATTGATGGTgctaatctctctttctctcactctctcttgttGTCATGCAATGCTACTTCTATTTTTGTTCAGGTTTCACTTACACAGGCCAGAATTGATATGAGTGAGCTCGATGAGGATTCTGATGGTTTCCTACAACCTCATGTATGGTTCTTTACTGTTCTAGTTCCCTTGTCCAAAATTAGAGAGTAGGTCCTTTGTTCCCCGGCCcccaaatataattaatatactgCACGTATTTgcatgtaaaaaatgcattttaatGCTTGCAGGAAATGGAGGCCTATATACGAGGTCTTATTCCTAATTTAGCTCAACTTCGGGACATGCCTGCAGCCTTTGTTCAAATGTACTGCCGCATAGCTGCGCacaaatttttcttcttctgtgaTCCTCATAGACGAGGTTTGTAATGTTCTAGATGTTATTTACTGTGcttagaaagaaaagaaaaagagttgaTTTTTTATGGCAAGGTTTAAATGGAAGTTGTAGTTTTGCACAGCTTTTCACTTCTCATTTAAATGAGTTTGTGCCAGTATGGATGTACGCATATGTTATTGTGCTTAATATCACCTCTTTTCTCAACTTACCGTCAGAACTATTAGAACTCTGTCTTGGCATGCTTTACTTAGAATCGGTGGTTCTGCTCAATatttatctttgatttgatGATGCTATACTGTTAACATATTGTTTTCTGCTagctgcatttttttttatactttgttTTGTTATATGTTGCTTGCATTTGTTCCAAGAAGCATTTCATCTGACCTTTTTGTCTGTCCTGCTGGTTCAAGGGCTTCCAGCAACCATATCTATGTGCCTCCTTTAGCTGCAGAAAAAGAACTTAGGCTTTGAAGGATGGTATGCTGATTTATTGCCTAATCTGAATACTGAAAGGTTGAATTTGTTGCTATCATTGagttcttttttcatttttttttaagcaagGAGAAATCTTGTTAGGGAGGTGATTGTTTTATGGGTGgtattatttaagaattttcctttttgttgcTGGGGTAGGGAGTCCAGGGACTGGTGAGATGGCCAAGAGTCAAAAGGAGGGCGTCCACGATGCACAAGGCTCACCTCTTTGCCAGGGTTGAGGGAGGGTCATTTCTTTACACAAACGTACTCTTGTTTTGCAAATAGACTGTGTTTTCACAACTTAAACCCTTGACTTtctagtcacaaaggagcaatcTTACCATTGCTACCTGGGCTGAGAGCATTCCAAGAgctttttgtataaaatatctTTGTTGTAATTAAGTTTCAACCTTTTCATTTGAACTGCTTGTTGGCTATCCTTAAGGGTATCATTGTTTATCTAggtaaaataatatttactgGAATGACTTGGAGATATGGGCTTAGGTGGAGCAGGCTGGTCTAGTAGCAGCATTAGGCTACTTATGTTGGTGGATTTGGTTTTGAGGTTTAATGTTGCCCCTTGTAGAATGGTTTTACTCTGATATGGTGACGTGAGGAGTGTATATCTGAATTGACATGCAGTTTTGGGTAAACAATGCAGATGGGCTGCAACTTGCCAGCAGTTAGTTCAAATTTCGCTCCCCTCCTACTTAGACCTAAGACATGCCTAGTTTCAAGCAAATTGAAGGGTTTAATAGCATATTTAACCTCTATCTACTCATTACCTAACTCTATTTACTTATCATAAGAAAAGGAACTTCGGCCGCACAAATCAGTAACTCTATTGATGCTTCTAGGACATCAAGTTGCAGTTTAGATAGTAAACTCTGAGATCCTGGGCCCTAAACTAACGCCAACTTGGGATGCCTAGTGACAACTGCTGTGCTCATTTCTTTCAACTGTGACTTGATGTCATTTATTTTTGGAGGGCATGAGCAGACATCTACAGCAGAAATTATACTTTCCAAACCCAGTTTGCACTAGTCCTGGTAGGTCACATTTCTACATGGTTGCCTCCTCTCTAGATACCTATATATGTCTACTAAAATTAATGTTTCAAGAAGTGAACAAATCAATATCAAAACagtttattcttaaaatttgcTAAAACCAAATTTATATAAACTGGCTATTAATCAACTCTATTCAACAAAGTCTTGTGCCAAAACTATTTGGTTCAGGCAACGGGAATGCTATTTTGTGATCCCTTTTATGTAGAGCTTTAGCTTCAATTCTTGAATGTTCTATGGACGGCATAGCTTCAGAACAATCTGGCTTTTTTTGATAGATGAGCAACTCTCTTGTTAGGATTCTCAGCTTTCTATTTGACCCTTGGATGTTCACATGTTTAGTTTTAAATCTACCTTTCAGGAAAAGCATGCATAAAGAAGATTCTTCTTAGTAACTGTCTCCAGGAGCTAATGGAACTACACCAGGTAATTTGTGTGTGCTTGTTTCCTAATTGCCTCCAACCACGAGCAGCCATCTGCAATAGAAAGTATTACATCATCTTTAGGTTACTTTTCTGGTATCCTCGGCAAATGTGTTAACCTTGTCCGGACTTGTGACTGTATTGCTATTTTCTGATTTATTATAGACTTAAAATAATCACATATGCTATTGATTTTCATGCTTGTAAACTAATCATCTATGATGTATGAAGCATTATGTGCATTATTGTTTGTACACATGGAATAATAGTTGACTTTGGAACTTCCCTTTTATCTATGTTAGGAAAGTGAGGAAGAAGTCACTGACACTGAACAAGCAGAAAACTGGTTTTCGTTGACGTCAGCACAGCGTATTTGTGGTGGGTACTTAAATGTCTTGAgttctctttcttttattttttttcctaattctCATGGTGTGGTGTTATTTGGGTTGATCTTAATCTATgcaatatattttcatttatcaaAAAAAGCTTGTACCACACTGCTAGCATTGAAGTGCAACTCCGATAATTTCAGCCTTCTGTAGGAGCtgacttatttttctctttggttAGTATTGTGTGAGAATACTAATGTCAGCCTGAGACAATAGAAATGCAaactgaaatttgaaaatgaagatAGAGAACATTGGATATAAAACTAATTGACTGGTAAGGATGTCAACGAATGAAGTTTAAAGCTAGATGATTGGCTAACAAATAGAAAAGGATAAGGAGCCAAGAAGATTGGAGCCGATTAGAAGATAAagccttatttatttttaagtttttaatctCTTATGTAAATCTGTAAATTGTAAAGTTATCTAGTCCTACTAATTAGGATTGCAATCTGTTCCTAGTTTCTAGGAGAGTTATTAGGAGATTTCTTGTATATTTATTAGCTTACACATGGAATGAAAGAATCAAGGAATTCTATTCTCTTCAAAGTTCcttttaacatggtatcagagccggccTTCTAATGGGCTTCTTTTTCTGGCCTCCAGTGCCCCCTTTACCTCTGTTTTTCACCCGATAAGACCTCTTTGGCTTCCTTTTCTTACCCGATCTTTGATCTTTTATCCCTTCATCCAATAGGATAGGATGTCTATTACCTCTAACACGAATCCAACACCGGAGACGATGGAAACCAGCAGCACCACGGAGGTTCTGTTTGCTGGAACAGGTAGTACAGGGAATGGAGGAGAGTTGCAAAATCTCCAAGCGGCCTACCTGTTGAATgggaaaaattatttgaagtgGTCCTAGTTGATATGTACTTTTCTCAAGGGAAAAGGGAAACTAAGTCATCTCTTGGGGACTGGTCCTAAGGAGGAAGATTCTATATTTGCAGCATGGAATGAGGAGGATTCCTTAGTGGTGTCATGGCTATGGAATTCAATGGTACCAGAGATAAGTGATACGGTGATGTTTTTAACAACTGGGAGAGACATATGAGAGGCAGTCAAGCTCACCTATTCCAAGGTGAAAGATGTTGCACATATTTATGAAGTAAGGACCAAGATTGCTACTACCAAACAAGGGGTAAGATTTATCATTGAGTATGCTAATACACTGTAAACTTTATGGCAAGAATTGGATCATTACCAATGCCTCAAGATGAAATGCGGTGAAGATGCAGCATTACAAAAAAGGTTTGTGGAAAAAGAAAGAACCTACGATTTTTTGGCTGGACTTAATATGGAGTTTGATGCAGTAAGAGTTCAAGTTCTTGGTAAGGAAGATTTACCCCCTTTAAATGAAGTAATTTCTATAATCCAGgttgaagaaggaaaaatgggagTGATGCTAGACGACTCTCCAATAGAGAGATCAGCACTAGTATCACTCAAGGCTCCTAATAGGGGTcctaaagaagaaaagaaagctgGGAGTCGACTCTCTATGGTGTACTTTTTGTAAAAAACTAGGCATACCATAGAGAGATGTTGGAAGTTATATGGAAAACCATCCAAAGGAGGACAACTAGGGGCCAAAGGAGGATAGTTCAGGGGGCTAAAGCCAAGCCTATATGGCTAATATGACTAGCAGCCAACATCAAGCAGAACAAAAGGATTAGAACAAGGAGAATGCTTGGATCTCAATGGGGCAAAAATCGAGAAGTTAaggaattttctagaatttcttgacaagaaagaaaaatgtacCTGTTTTCTTACACTTATAGGTATTTCCTCCCATTCTCTTACCCTACATGCTTCGGGAATaacccaacctaactcttggaTCCTAAACTCTAGGGTAACATATCACATGACCCCTCTTTCCCATTATTTCATTACCTACAGCCTGTGTTCaagttttaagaaaataacCTTGGCGGATAGGTCTTTAACCACCGTTACCATCCAAGGAGATATCATTCTCAATGAGTATCTTACACTCAAGAATGTTCTCCATGTTCCTAAATTATTCATTAGCCTTATTTCCATTCAAAAACTGGTCCTGGACAACAATTGCAGTGCTAACTTTTATCCTACTTTTTGTGAAATTCAAAGACAATAATCGAAGAAGATGATTGGGCTTGTTAAGTCTAGGGTTGGTCTATACTATCTTGAGGGACCAAATGAgcaggagaaaaaggaaaaaggtgAATTTTGTGTCGTGTTTGGTGCAATCTAGTAGAGATCAGATCTGGTTACATCACTATTGCCTTGGTCACCTATCATTTTTTTACTCTTAGGGTCATGTTTCTAGCTTTATTTAGGGGTCTTGATGTTAAAAATTTTCAGTGTTCAGTTTGTGAATTTGCTAAACATAAGAGGGTGACTTATCCTTCATCGAATAAAAGAACTTCTATGCCATTCTCTCTCATTCACAGTAATGTTTGGGGTCCTGTAACCGTTCCCAATATTTTTGGAGCAcggtggtttttagtgtttgtgGGTGATTGCACCCGAGTGATGTGGttattccttatgaaaaataaatctgaagTGAGCACTATTTTTCCTAACTTTATAACAAGATTAGTACTCAATTTGGAGTGAAAATCAAGAGATTAAGATCTGATAATGCCAAAGATTTCTTTAACCAAACTCTATCaaattttttccaacaaaaagggATTATCCATGAGTCATCTTGTCCCTATActtctcaacaaaatggggtagtcAAGAGGAAAAATGAGCATCTATTGGCTATTACTAGAGCACTTCTTTTTCACCACAATGTTCCTAAACaatattggggagaagcagttcTAATTGCCACCTTATCAATCGGTTGCCTTCCCAAACGCTTGACTCTCCCTGCCCCATGCAACTCCTAACCAAACACTTCCCTAATATTCATATTCCTAGTTGCTGGAAACCAAAAATTTTTGGGTGTATATCATTTGTCCATATTCATAATCCTCATAGAGGCAAGTTAGGTCCTAGGGCTCTAAAATGCATCTTCATCGGATACTCATCTACCCAAAAAGGCTATAGATGTTACCATCTCCCTTCAAAAAAATTCTCTGTGTCAGCTGATGTGACTTTTGTGGAAAACATTCCTTTTTGACCATTCTTATAACAGCTAAATAGTCACAGACAAGGACCCAATTTCACCTCTGCCTGATctagatttttcttattttttgccTTATTATGATCTGGTTAATCCTAATGATTCATCAAATATGACTCAGGAGGACCCTACTTCAAGTACTCCTCCTCTACAGGTCTATTCAAGATGGAAGTAGCTGGTCTCTAGCCCTGTGCATGTCCAAAAATCCAATTCATCTCTTGAACCTGCTGCTAAGAGCATTGACAGTCTCCTTGAAATCTCATCCGGTAAATCTCTTATAACCAAACCTATTAAACATGTGAGTGAGCCTGACATCTCTTAAAGTGATCTTGAATGGCCTATTGCCCTTAGAAAAGGCACTAGGACTTGTACTAAGCATCCATTGCATTTGTTTTTATGCTATTCCAAATTATCTAACTCACAAAAAACCTTCCTGACCAGCCTATATACCATACCTATTCCCAAACACTTTACCGAAGCTATAAGGGATGAGAATTGGAGGAATGCCATGGAAGTCGAGATGGTAGCcctcgaaaaaaatcaaacttgggagCTAGTTCAATTACCTAAAGGAAAACACCCGAtgggatgtaaatgggtttacatagtcaaatataattttaatggGACATTAGACAGATATAAGGCCATGCTAGTGGCCAAGTGATACACTCAAGTATATGGCATAGATTACCTAGACACATTTGGCCCTGTTGCAAAGCTAAACACAGTTTGAGTTCTCCTATCTCTAGCTGTTAATCTAGGCTGGCCATTGCTGCagtatgatgtaaaaaatgccttcttgcttggagatctagaagaggaagtttacATGGATTTATCACCTGGATATAGTCCAACTACCCAAGATAATGTAGTTTAACAAAGAGgacttccttaaaatggagcagccaAGGCAAGAGTTAATATACTTGAATGTGCTGAATAAGGGTTGACAGGAAAGAAATGAAGGGTCAATGAAGGGATTTACAAAAG from Diospyros lotus cultivar Yz01 chromosome 4, ASM1463336v1, whole genome shotgun sequence includes the following:
- the LOC127799146 gene encoding probable serine/threonine-protein phosphatase 2A regulatory subunit B'' subunit TON2; translation: MYSGSSDGEGHETSAPRKIPPASSMLWVRNLRRYIGSGAGLGSEALMELETKRILLDIFKEKQQKSAEAGTIPSFYKKKPEEGSISHRVQRLAKYRFLKKQSDLLLNADDLDAMWVCLRENCVIDDATGAEKMNYEDFCHIASVCTEQIGPKCRRFFSPSNFMKFEKDESGRIAILPFYLYVMRTVSLTQARIDMSELDEDSDGFLQPHEMEAYIRGLIPNLAQLRDMPAAFVQMYCRIAAHKFFFFCDPHRRGKACIKKILLSNCLQELMELHQESEEEVTDTEQAENWFSLTSAQRICDMFLALDKDMNGTLSKQELREYADGTLTDIFIERAFDEHVRRGKTGGGNAREMDFESFLDFVLALENKDTPEGLTYLFRCLDLQGRGFLTTADIHTLFRDVHQKWIEGGNYELCIEDVRDEIWDMVKPVDPLKVTLADLLACKQGGTVASMLIDVRGFWAHDNRENLLQEEEEPEEE